One Persicobacter psychrovividus DNA window includes the following coding sequences:
- a CDS encoding phosphoglycerate kinase: MKTVDNFNFAGKKAVVRVDLNVPLNEDMTVRDYTRINSVVPTVQKIVKDGGSAILMSHMGRPKDGFEDKFSLKHIVADLSEKLGLEVKFGGDPIGEEADAMAADLKAGEVMLLDNLRFYKEEKKGDEDFAKKLASRGDVWVMDAFGTAHRAHASTAVIGKFMADKVAGYTMGREIEASRKILEEGQKPVTAIMGGAKVSDKILIIEKMIEVCDNIIVGGGMAYTFFKAMGGNIGSSLCEEDKLELALELIEKAKSKGVQLLLPVDSLANTGFSNDGVCIEVDNMDIPEGHMGLDIGPKAAAEFSQVIKDSKTVLWNGPMGVFEFENFAEGTIAVAKAVAATTVNGGFSLIGGGDSAAAVNSLGFGDQVSYISTGGGAMLEMMEGKVLPGMAALEA, from the coding sequence ATGAAAACAGTAGACAATTTCAATTTCGCTGGCAAAAAAGCCGTTGTTCGTGTTGACTTGAACGTTCCATTGAACGAAGATATGACTGTACGTGATTACACTCGTATTAATTCTGTGGTTCCAACAGTACAAAAAATCGTTAAAGATGGCGGTTCTGCGATCTTGATGTCCCACATGGGTCGTCCAAAAGACGGATTCGAGGATAAATTCTCATTGAAGCACATCGTTGCTGACTTGTCTGAGAAGTTAGGTCTTGAGGTTAAATTCGGTGGTGACCCTATCGGAGAAGAAGCTGATGCCATGGCTGCTGACTTGAAAGCAGGTGAGGTAATGTTGCTTGACAACTTGCGTTTCTACAAAGAGGAGAAGAAAGGTGATGAAGATTTCGCTAAGAAATTGGCTTCACGTGGTGATGTATGGGTAATGGATGCTTTCGGTACTGCTCACCGTGCACACGCATCTACTGCTGTGATCGGTAAATTCATGGCGGATAAAGTTGCTGGTTACACAATGGGCCGTGAGATCGAAGCTTCAAGAAAAATCTTGGAAGAAGGTCAAAAGCCTGTAACTGCAATCATGGGTGGTGCTAAGGTTTCTGATAAAATCTTGATCATCGAGAAAATGATCGAAGTATGTGATAACATCATCGTTGGTGGTGGTATGGCTTATACTTTCTTCAAAGCAATGGGTGGAAACATCGGTTCTTCTTTGTGTGAAGAGGATAAATTAGAGTTGGCTTTGGAATTGATCGAAAAAGCAAAATCTAAAGGTGTTCAGTTGTTGTTGCCAGTAGATTCATTGGCGAACACAGGTTTCTCTAACGACGGCGTTTGTATCGAAGTAGATAACATGGATATTCCTGAAGGACACATGGGATTGGATATCGGACCAAAAGCTGCTGCTGAGTTCTCTCAAGTAATCAAAGACTCTAAAACTGTTCTTTGGAATGGTCCAATGGGTGTATTTGAATTCGAAAACTTTGCTGAAGGAACAATCGCAGTAGCTAAAGCTGTTGCGGCTACTACTGTAAACGGTGGATTCTCATTGATTGGTGGTGGCGACTCAGCTGCTGCTGTAAACTCTTTAGGTTTCGGTGACCAAGTATCTTACATCTCAACTGGCGGTGGCGCTATGTTGGAAATGATGGAAGGTAAAGTATTGCCAGGTATGGCTGCTTTGGAAGCATAA
- a CDS encoding L-threonylcarbamoyladenylate synthase → MAEIGQDLAQAKRLLESGELVAIPTETVYGLAANGLNAQAAAKIFEAKDRPSFDPLICHTDTMDKVERFTQNIPAQAYALAEAFWPGPMTLLLERQSNVPELTVSGLPRVGVRIPNHPQTLKLLASLEFPLAAPSANPFGYISPTTAQHVDDQLGEKLSYIIDGGHSEVGIESTIIGFENNMPTIYRLGGLSVEQIEDVIGSVQVKAHSSSNPSAPGMLKSHYSPSCPVILGEKLEEMMKAYAGKKVGILGFDYGLEDVAAEDQFILSVKGDLKEAATRLFTGLRYLDSRKLDLIITTQVPDTGLGRGINDRLRRSAAKG, encoded by the coding sequence ATGGCAGAAATAGGACAGGACTTAGCGCAAGCAAAGCGCTTGTTGGAATCCGGGGAGCTGGTAGCGATCCCGACAGAAACAGTGTATGGTTTGGCCGCCAACGGCTTGAATGCACAGGCGGCGGCGAAAATCTTTGAAGCCAAAGATCGCCCTTCTTTCGATCCCCTGATTTGTCATACCGACACCATGGACAAGGTGGAGCGCTTTACACAAAATATTCCTGCGCAGGCTTATGCATTGGCTGAGGCATTTTGGCCAGGGCCGATGACATTGTTGCTGGAGCGCCAAAGCAATGTTCCCGAGCTTACCGTTAGTGGATTGCCAAGGGTAGGGGTGCGTATTCCCAATCATCCACAAACCCTGAAGTTGCTGGCAAGCCTTGAATTTCCCTTGGCTGCGCCTTCCGCCAACCCATTTGGCTACATCTCGCCAACCACTGCCCAGCACGTAGATGATCAACTTGGTGAAAAATTAAGTTACATCATTGACGGAGGTCATAGTGAAGTGGGGATTGAATCCACTATTATTGGGTTCGAAAACAATATGCCGACAATTTACCGACTTGGGGGATTGTCAGTTGAACAAATCGAAGACGTGATAGGATCTGTGCAGGTTAAGGCGCACAGCTCTTCAAATCCTTCCGCACCAGGAATGCTGAAAAGTCATTATTCGCCTTCTTGCCCAGTGATATTAGGGGAGAAGCTTGAAGAGATGATGAAGGCCTATGCTGGAAAAAAAGTGGGGATTTTAGGATTTGATTACGGCTTGGAGGATGTGGCTGCTGAAGATCAATTTATTCTTTCCGTAAAGGGAGATCTTAAGGAGGCTGCCACACGTTTATTCACTGGGCTGCGTTATCTCGATAGCAGAAAGCTCGATTTGATTATTACGACTCAAGTCCCTGATACAGGCCTTGGCCGTGGTATCAATGACCGCCTGAGAAGATCGGCGGCTAAAGGATAG